One Carassius auratus strain Wakin unplaced genomic scaffold, ASM336829v1 scaf_tig00008137, whole genome shotgun sequence DNA segment encodes these proteins:
- the LOC113071790 gene encoding formin-2-like, whose protein sequence is MPKLSALPAPPKLLALMSALSKLPALMPALPLRSALPALPSLSVGVPVWLEASWSLRLVPPWWSAGVPVWPDPCWFVPPAPPWWSAGVPVWPDPRWFVPPAPPWWSAGVPVWPDPRWFVPPDPPWWSAGVPVWPDPRWFVPPAPPWWCAGVPVWPDPRWFVPPAPPWWSAGVPVWPDPPWSVPPAPPWWSAGVPVRPDPRWLISPVPPWPTAGTPVLPEPPWLSPPSPPWSLLLTY, encoded by the coding sequence ATGCCCAAGCTCTCTGCCCTGCCGGCGCCCCCCAAGCTCCTTGCCCTGATGTCGGCTCTGTCTAAgctccctgccctgatgccagCTCTACCCCTGAGGAGTGCCTTGCCGGCTTTGCCCTCCCTATCCGTCGGGGTCCCTGTTTGGCTGGAGGCCTCCTGGTCTCTCCGTCTGGTTCCaccctggtggtctgccggggttcctgtttggcCGGATCCTTGCTGGTTCGTTcctccggctccgccctggtggtctgccggggttcctgtttggcCAGATCCTCGCTggttcgtccctccggctccaccctggtggtctgccggggttcctgtttggcCGGATCCTCGCTGGTTCGTTCCTCCGGatccgccctggtggtctgccggggttcctgtttggcCAGATCCTCGCTggttcgtccctccggctccgccctggtggtgtgccggggttcctgtttggccggatccccgctggttcgtccctccggctccgccctggtggtctgccggggttcctgtttggcCGGATCCTCCTTGgtccgtccctccggctccaccctggtggtctgccggggttcctgttaggCCGGATCCTCGCTGGCTCATCTCTCCGGTTCCACCCTGGCCCACTGCTGGGACTCCTGTACTGCCTGAGCCTCCTTGGCTCAGCCCTCCCTCCCCTCCCTGGTCTCTTTTATTAACTTATTAG